From Melanotaenia boesemani isolate fMelBoe1 chromosome 12, fMelBoe1.pri, whole genome shotgun sequence, a single genomic window includes:
- the parp14rs1 gene encoding poly(ADP-ribose) polymerase family member 14-related sequence 1 isoform X2, which translates to MADAYSYTLLVELEENKIPKLKNKLVKYFQSKKSNGGDCEVDYQDGSGTAVLRFRKEEDQKNVLAKETHQISLDKGLLKMKVRLPSQEKTTEKTPSGKVEKENKKADIKQPDADEHDPADSVQKDAKVRDSDTTDEEELSSTSAVFENIPDNVSQEFLEMLVENVLKDLSSSSSSQDFMLEVIPDISSAVVTFQSGKENTEFIAKCSENRMFAKKKLSIRPLEVTKQVIVDDIKNLCEDLLQLYFDKEGGDVEDVTLNEAEQTAVITFKDHQALSKVIKKKHIIKQEEIRVYPFYKSLGLALYGKDKPSPKLPPAISEPIDGAVWRYLSKNQAAAEIIRSDLIKHYCNVNFDQSTVLLSPVSSLLKQKDAKTIIKDWKETIKSAFGKSMSKFKSLKFRPELEQWEESEEKIRQTLMNEQVVVVPDKASGVLSVVGLVKDVNRVESQLSEVLSMIEQKMQRAKLSKTQEITASPSMFHILSQDGLRDKILQACPELEMSYNQSNLAIKLTGFVDEIIAASRVINDAMFALKRQNLEVDSSVFDLLKYAQQDELTDALLTSKGINAALEVSARRVQIAAVSDKDLNDAQDHLGKLLLSQSIDVEDASVLDMPEWKHLVSQLEKANTDSCLKTQIQASPQQVVVCGLKDRVIKVSNELNDFLTQNAHIEEAVAIQANVVTEYLQIFNTSWRKQLDDNVTVSFRKGAILLSGSRAAVENSKTVVKNLVSSLFFGTLEVHKPGAKKFFQLKEKMYVNSLKTETGCLVQLVDYVGGKQDGLDLGLVQQPVYQVQTTDGVEIVVCKGDMCSYPVHTVVNAATSDLKLDSGLAKALLKAAGPQLQGECDKIISVRGNLKPGDCQITGAGGQLCCKNVIHAVGPMFDQAKPKKAQTQLKRAVLNSLELAESHSCPSVALPAISRTLGFPLGLCTITIVQAVKEYCDGKCEDTLKMIHLVDNDDSVVAAMEAAVRKEFGNQGSAHSQKAPPPKAIKSAVVKQAASDTSLCQAQTKEGLDIILKKGNIQAAKTDVIVNTIAEDLILSKGAVSNAILGAAGSKLQQLVDNQNATGMPGEVIVTDGCKLKCKQVFHVIAPSWDNNQGTAEKTLRGIFQDCLGLAESTRVSSMSFPAVGTGNLGFPKDLVASLMLDKILEFSSTKQPKHLKKVEIVLYPGDAQTIQEFSDEFMRRFSGTSGGSLATSSSKNTGPFFKVVSSSGMCETKMGNVTVQVATGDITQETTDVIVNSSNEKFTLKTGVSKAILDAAGQAVEATCRTLGLEPNQGMIMTQPGNLKCKKILHLVGKTDPVKINKVVKDALQMCIDNHYTSVSLPAIGTGQGNTQAKQVADSMLDAVSDVLSQNPSSSLTTIRIVIFQQPMLQDFSTSMQQREGTEQKDKGGFWMNLGSKIKTLFVGESSDKPQNEEDFVIVASKVDPACFHICSDAQPKVDAAKKWINDLIANEQNRIVLTDNAIFNMSSADRQRIFDIQKKNDVSVKTEIKNEKISIVIEGLSRNVIEASRDIDNILRQVRDEQEFKKRVELAGTVVDWQYRQHKFQFQSFDSLTNYQLEQAFEQSQPTVKIKFQGQTYTVDVSKREATDSQGNILQIKRIDKLKDGDVPAHWDFMPPTTTCAAFPLPAGSLEYTDVFNLFQITCKRSITKIERIQNLGLWKSLQIKKEELEMRNGHQNNEKRLFHGTSEPTIPTVNERGFNRSYAGKNAACYGNGSYFAVDASYSAHDTYSKPNQNGEKFMYLCRVLVGDYTTGQSGMIAPPAKGSSNTEMFDSVVDNMTKPCMFVIFNDIQAYPEYLITFK; encoded by the exons ATGGCCGACGCATATTCTTACACTCTGCTCGTCGAGCTcgaagaaaataaaataccaAAACTCAAAAATAAGTTGGTGAAATACTTTCAAAGCAAGAAATCTAACGGAGGGGACTGTGAAGTGGACTACCAGGATGGCAGCGGGACAGCGGTGCTGCGTTTCCGCAAAGAGGAGG ACCAGAAAAATGTTTTGGCGAAAGAGACGCATCAGATCAGTTTGGATAAAGGCttgttgaaaatgaaagttcGCCTCCCTTCACAAGAAAAAACTACAGAG AAAACTCCATCTGGAAaagttgaaaaagaaaacaagaagg CGGACATTAAACAACCGGATGCTGATGAGCACGACCCTGCGGATTCAGTCCAAAAAGACGCAAAAGTCAGAGATAGTGATAcaactgatgaagaggagctgtcTTCCACCTCAGCTGTGTTCGAGAACATTCCAGACAACGTAAGCCAGGAGTTCCTGGAGATGCTGGTGGAAAACGTATTGAAGGATCTGAGCTCTTCATCCAGCTCCCAGGACTTCATGTTGGAAGTCATCCCTGACATCTCCTCTGCTGTTGTGACTTTCCAAAGTGGAAAAG AAAATACTGAGTTCATAGCAAAATGCTCAGAAAACCGGATGTTTGCGAAAAAGAAATTATCAATCCGTCCACTTGAAGTCACAAAACAAGTCATAGTTGATGACATAAAAAATTTATGTGAGGACTTGCTGCAGCTTTATTTTGATAAAGAGGGTGGAGATGTGGAAGATGTCACTCTCAATGAAGCGGAGCAGACTGCTGTCATTACTTTTAAAGACCATCAAG CTTTAAGCAAAGTCATCAAGAAAAAGCATATCATCAAGCAGGAGGAAATCAGAGTTTATCCATTTTACAAATCTTTGGGGTTAGCCCTCTATGGTAAAGACAAGCCTTCACCAAAACTCCCTCCTGCTATTTCTGAACCCATTGACGGGGCTGTGTGGAGGTACTTATCCAAgaaccaagcagcagcagagatcaTTCGTAGTGACTTGATAAAACATTACTGCAACGTGAACTTTGACCAGTCTACTGTGCTCCTGAGCCCTGTGTCTTCATTACTGAAGCAAAAGGATGCCAAAACCATCATCAAAGATTGGAAGGAAACCATCAAGTCAGCCTTTGGAAAATCCATGTCCAAATTCAAATCCCTGAAGTTCAGACCAGAGTTAGAGCAATGGGAAGAGTCTGAGGAGAAAATTAGACAGACCCTAATGAACGAGCAAGTGGTTGTGGTCCCTGATAAAGCCAGTGGGGTCTTATCAGTGGTTGGCCTTGTGAAAGATGTCAATAGAGTAGAGAGTCAGCTTTCTGAAGTCCTCAGCATGATTGAGCAAAAGATGCAGAGAGCAAAATTAAGCAAAACCCAAGAGATCACAGCATCACCATCGATGTTCCACATCCTGTCTCAAGATGGCCTTCGGGATAAGATCCTACAAGCGTGCCCAGAGCTTGAAATGTCATACAATCAAAGTAATCTGGCAATAAAATTAACTGGATTTGTGGACGAGATTATTGCAGCAAGCAGAGTCATAAACGATGCAATGTTTGCATTAAAGCGACAGAATCTAGAAGTAGATAGCTCTGTCTTTGACTTGTTGAAGTATGCACAGCAAGATGAGCTCACAGATGCTCTCCTAACTTCTAAAGGCATAAATGCAGCATTAGAGGTCAGTGCACGGAGGGTGCAGATTGCTGCTGTTTCCGACAAAGACCTTAATGATGCCCAAGACCACCTGGGGAAGCTGCTGTTATCCCAGTCCATCGATGTTGAAGACGCCAGTGTCCTGGATATGCCAGAGTGGAAACACTTGGTCAGCCAGTTGGAGAAAGCCAACACTGATTCATGCCTGAAAACTCAAATCCAAGCCTCTCCCCAACAAGTTGTGGTGTGTGGCCTCAAGGACAGGGTCATCAAAGTTAGCAATGAACTCAATGACTTTTTAACTCAGAATGCTCATATTGAAGAAGCTGTTGCCATACAGGCAAATGTTGTCACCGAATACCTTCAAATTTTCAACACATCTTGGCGGAAGCAACTGGATGACAATGTGACTGTGTCTTTTAGAAAGGGAGCCATCCTCCTAAGTGGTTCTAGAGCTGCTGTGGAAAATAGTAAGACAGTAGTTAAAAACTTGGtctcttctttgttctttggCACTTTAGAAGTCCACAAACCTGGAGCGAAGAAGTTCTTCCagcttaaagaaaaaatgtatgtgAACTCTTTGAAGACTGAAACTGGTTGTCTGGTCCAACTGGTTGATTATGTAGGTGGAAAACAAGATGGCTTGGACTTGGGATTAGTACAACAACCCGTGTACCAAGTTCAGACAACTGATGGAGTGGAAATCGTTGTTTGCAAGGGGGATATGTGCAGTTATCCAGTGCACACAGTTGTCAATGCCGCTACTTCAGACTTGAAACTTGATTCAGGTCTTGCAAAAGCACTTTTGAAAGCCGCTGGCCCTCAGTTGCAGGGTGAATGTGACAAAATAATCAGTGTGAGAGGGAATCTTAAACCTGGAGACTGTCAAATAACTGGCGCTGGCGGTCAgctttgttgtaaaaatgtcaTCCATGCGGTTGGACCAATGTTTGATCAAGCTAAACCCAAAAAGGCTCAAACTCAGCTGAAAAGAGCTGTTCTAAACAGCTTAGAACTCGCTGAAAGCCATAGCTGCCCCTCTGTGGCTCTTCCTGCTATCAGTAGAACCCTAGGCTTTCCCCTCGGTCTGTGCACCATCACCATCGTCCAGGCAGTGAAGGAGTACTGTGATGGGAAGTGCGAAGACACCTTGAAGATGATCCATTTGGTGGACAATGATGATAGTGTTGTTGCGGCCATGGAGGCTGCTGTTAGAAAGGAGTTTGGAAATCAGGGTTCTGCTCATTCCCAAAAGGCTCCTCCTCCCAAAGCTATAAAGTCTGCAGTGGTGAAGCAAGCTGCATCTGACACCAGCTTGTGCCAAGCCCAGACCAAAGAGGGCTTGGACATAAtccttaaaaaaggaaatattcaGGCTGCGAAg ACGGATGTGATAGTGAACACTATCGCTGAAGACCTCATTTTGAGTAAAGGAGCAGTTTCTAATGCCATCCTGGGTGCAGCTGGATCCAAGCTTCAGCAGCTGGTAGACAACCAGAATGCTACTGGAATGCCTGGTGAGGTCATTGTCACTGATGGATGCAAGCTAAAGTGCAAACAAGTTTTTCATGTAATTGCCCCTAGCTGGGACAACAACCAAGGGACAGCTGAAAAG ACTTTAAGAGGGATCTTCCAGGATTGCCTGGGCTTAGCAGAGAGCACTCGTGTTAGCTCCATGTCCTTCCCAGCAGTTGGAACCGGAAACCTGGGTTTTCCAAAAGACCTCGTGGCCTCTTTGATGTTGGATAAAATCCTAGAGTTTAGCAGCACAAAACAACCCAAGCACCTGAAGAAGGTTGAGATAGTTCTTTACCCTGGCGATGCACAGACTATCCAG GAATTTAGTGATGAATTTATGAGGCGGTTCTCTGGTACTTCAGGTGGTTCATTGGCCACATCTTCCTCAAAAAATACAG GCCCTTTCTTTAAAGTTGTCTCCAGTTCAGGAATGTGTGAGACCAAAATGGGAAACGTGACAGTGCAGGTGGCAACAGGAGACATAACCCAGGAGACTACCGACGTCATTGTCAACTCTTCAAATGAGAAATTTACCCTCAAAACAG GAGTTTCTAAGGCTATTCTGGATGCAGCCGGTCAGGCTGTTGAAGCTACATGTCGAACCCTTG GTCTTGAGCCCAACCAAGGCATGATAATGACACAGCCGGGTAACTTAAAGTGTAAGAAGATCCTCCACCTGGTTGGAAAAACTGACCCAGTAAAAATCAACAAGGTTGTGAAGGATGCGCTCCAAATGTGTATAGATAACCACTACACCTCTGTCTCACTTCCTGCCATTGGCACAG gTCAAGGTAATACACAGGCAAAACAGGTGGCAGATTCCATGTTGGACGCAGTGAGTGATGTGCTGAGCCAAAACCCTTCCAGTAGCCTGACAACAATCCGGATAGTCATTTTCCAGCAGCCCATGCTCCAAGACTTCTCCACTAGTATGCAACAAAGAGAAGGCACTGAACAAAAGGATAAAGGAGGATTCTGGATGAACCTTGGCAGTAAAATCAAAA CATTATTTGTTGGCGAAAGTTCCGACAAACCACAGAACGAGGAGGATTTTGTCATTGTTGCATCCAAAGTTGATCCTGCTTGCTTCCACATCTGCAGTGACGCACAGCCTAAAGTAGATGCAGCCAAAAAGTGGATAAATGACCTGATAGCCAACGAACAAAACAGAATCGTCCTTACAGACAACGCCATCTTCAACATGTCTTCTGCAGACCGCCAGCGCATCTTTGACATCCAGAAGAAGAATGACGTGAGCGTAAAGACTGAGATCAAGAATGAGAAAATATCAATTGTCATCGAAGGGCTCAGCAGGAATGTGATCGAAGCTAGCCGTGATATCGATAACATTCTTAGGCAGGTGAGAGATGAACAGGAGTTCAAGAAGAGAGTGGAGCTGGCAGGTACAGTTGTGGACTGGCAGTATCGACAGCACAAGTTTCAGTTTCAGAGTTTTGACTCACTTACCAACTACCAGCTGGAGCAAGCGTTTGAGCAGAGTCAGCCAACTGTAAAGATTAAATTCCAGGGCCAAACTTACACTGTGGACGTGTCAAAGAGAGAAGCCACTGATAGTCAGGGAAACATCCTGCAGATAAAGCGCATTGACAAACTAAAAG ATGGCGATGTTCCTGCTCACTGGGATTTCATGCCACCTACCACCACCTGTGCAGCTTTCCCACTCCCAGCTGGGTCACTAGAGTACACTGATGTCTTTAATCTGTTTCAGATCACCTGCAAACGCAGCATTACCAAG ATTGAGAGGATCCAGAACCTCGGATTGTGGAAGAGTCTTCAGATCAAGAAGGAGGAGTTGGAGATGAGAAATGGCCATCAGAACAACGAGAAACGCCTTTTCCACGGCACTAGTGAACCCACGATCCCTACCGTCAATGAACGCGGCTTCAACAGGAGTTACGCTGGAAAGAACG ctGCATGTTACGGCAACGGCTCGTACTTTGCCGTCGACGCCAGTTACTCTGCCCATGACACCTACTCCAAGCCTAATCAAAATGGAGAGAAGTTCATGTACCTCTGCCGTGTGCTGGTGGGGGACTACACCACCGGGCAGTCCGGCATGATCGCGCCGCCGGCCAAGGGGAGCAGCAACACTGAAATGTTTGATAGTGTTGTGGACAACATGACCAAGCCCTGCATGTTTGTGATCTTCAATGACATCCAGGCCTATCCAGAGTATCTGATTACGTTCAAGTGA
- the parp14rs1 gene encoding poly(ADP-ribose) polymerase family member 14-related sequence 1 isoform X1, producing MADAYSYTLLVELEENKIPKLKNKLVKYFQSKKSNGGDCEVDYQDGSGTAVLRFRKEEDQKNVLAKETHQISLDKGLLKMKVRLPSQEKTTEKTPSGKVEKENKKADIKQPDADEHDPADSVQKDAKVRDSDTTDEEELSSTSAVFENIPDNVSQEFLEMLVENVLKDLSSSSSSQDFMLEVIPDISSAVVTFQSGKENTEFIAKCSENRMFAKKKLSIRPLEVTKQVIVDDIKNLCEDLLQLYFDKEGGDVEDVTLNEAEQTAVITFKDHQALSKVIKKKHIIKQEEIRVYPFYKSLGLALYGKDKPSPKLPPAISEPIDGAVWRYLSKNQAAAEIIRSDLIKHYCNVNFDQSTVLLSPVSSLLKQKDAKTIIKDWKETIKSAFGKSMSKFKSLKFRPELEQWEESEEKIRQTLMNEQVVVVPDKASGVLSVVGLVKDVNRVESQLSEVLSMIEQKMQRAKLSKTQEITASPSMFHILSQDGLRDKILQACPELEMSYNQSNLAIKLTGFVDEIIAASRVINDAMFALKRQNLEVDSSVFDLLKYAQQDELTDALLTSKGINAALEVSARRVQIAAVSDKDLNDAQDHLGKLLLSQSIDVEDASVLDMPEWKHLVSQLEKANTDSCLKTQIQASPQQVVVCGLKDRVIKVSNELNDFLTQNAHIEEAVAIQANVVTEYLQIFNTSWRKQLDDNVTVSFRKGAILLSGSRAAVENSKTVVKNLVSSLFFGTLEVHKPGAKKFFQLKEKMYVNSLKTETGCLVQLVDYVGGKQDGLDLGLVQQPVYQVQTTDGVEIVVCKGDMCSYPVHTVVNAATSDLKLDSGLAKALLKAAGPQLQGECDKIISVRGNLKPGDCQITGAGGQLCCKNVIHAVGPMFDQAKPKKAQTQLKRAVLNSLELAESHSCPSVALPAISRTLGFPLGLCTITIVQAVKEYCDGKCEDTLKMIHLVDNDDSVVAAMEAAVRKEFGNQGSAHSQKAPPPKAIKSAVVKQAASDTSLCQAQTKEGLDIILKKGNIQAAKTDVIVNTIAEDLILSKGAVSNAILGAAGSKLQQLVDNQNATGMPGEVIVTDGCKLKCKQVFHVIAPSWDNNQGTAEKTLRGIFQDCLGLAESTRVSSMSFPAVGTGNLGFPKDLVASLMLDKILEFSSTKQPKHLKKVEIVLYPGDAQTIQEFSDEFMRRFSGTSGGSLATSSSKNTAGPFFKVVSSSGMCETKMGNVTVQVATGDITQETTDVIVNSSNEKFTLKTGVSKAILDAAGQAVEATCRTLGLEPNQGMIMTQPGNLKCKKILHLVGKTDPVKINKVVKDALQMCIDNHYTSVSLPAIGTGQGNTQAKQVADSMLDAVSDVLSQNPSSSLTTIRIVIFQQPMLQDFSTSMQQREGTEQKDKGGFWMNLGSKIKTLFVGESSDKPQNEEDFVIVASKVDPACFHICSDAQPKVDAAKKWINDLIANEQNRIVLTDNAIFNMSSADRQRIFDIQKKNDVSVKTEIKNEKISIVIEGLSRNVIEASRDIDNILRQVRDEQEFKKRVELAGTVVDWQYRQHKFQFQSFDSLTNYQLEQAFEQSQPTVKIKFQGQTYTVDVSKREATDSQGNILQIKRIDKLKDGDVPAHWDFMPPTTTCAAFPLPAGSLEYTDVFNLFQITCKRSITKIERIQNLGLWKSLQIKKEELEMRNGHQNNEKRLFHGTSEPTIPTVNERGFNRSYAGKNAACYGNGSYFAVDASYSAHDTYSKPNQNGEKFMYLCRVLVGDYTTGQSGMIAPPAKGSSNTEMFDSVVDNMTKPCMFVIFNDIQAYPEYLITFK from the exons ATGGCCGACGCATATTCTTACACTCTGCTCGTCGAGCTcgaagaaaataaaataccaAAACTCAAAAATAAGTTGGTGAAATACTTTCAAAGCAAGAAATCTAACGGAGGGGACTGTGAAGTGGACTACCAGGATGGCAGCGGGACAGCGGTGCTGCGTTTCCGCAAAGAGGAGG ACCAGAAAAATGTTTTGGCGAAAGAGACGCATCAGATCAGTTTGGATAAAGGCttgttgaaaatgaaagttcGCCTCCCTTCACAAGAAAAAACTACAGAG AAAACTCCATCTGGAAaagttgaaaaagaaaacaagaagg CGGACATTAAACAACCGGATGCTGATGAGCACGACCCTGCGGATTCAGTCCAAAAAGACGCAAAAGTCAGAGATAGTGATAcaactgatgaagaggagctgtcTTCCACCTCAGCTGTGTTCGAGAACATTCCAGACAACGTAAGCCAGGAGTTCCTGGAGATGCTGGTGGAAAACGTATTGAAGGATCTGAGCTCTTCATCCAGCTCCCAGGACTTCATGTTGGAAGTCATCCCTGACATCTCCTCTGCTGTTGTGACTTTCCAAAGTGGAAAAG AAAATACTGAGTTCATAGCAAAATGCTCAGAAAACCGGATGTTTGCGAAAAAGAAATTATCAATCCGTCCACTTGAAGTCACAAAACAAGTCATAGTTGATGACATAAAAAATTTATGTGAGGACTTGCTGCAGCTTTATTTTGATAAAGAGGGTGGAGATGTGGAAGATGTCACTCTCAATGAAGCGGAGCAGACTGCTGTCATTACTTTTAAAGACCATCAAG CTTTAAGCAAAGTCATCAAGAAAAAGCATATCATCAAGCAGGAGGAAATCAGAGTTTATCCATTTTACAAATCTTTGGGGTTAGCCCTCTATGGTAAAGACAAGCCTTCACCAAAACTCCCTCCTGCTATTTCTGAACCCATTGACGGGGCTGTGTGGAGGTACTTATCCAAgaaccaagcagcagcagagatcaTTCGTAGTGACTTGATAAAACATTACTGCAACGTGAACTTTGACCAGTCTACTGTGCTCCTGAGCCCTGTGTCTTCATTACTGAAGCAAAAGGATGCCAAAACCATCATCAAAGATTGGAAGGAAACCATCAAGTCAGCCTTTGGAAAATCCATGTCCAAATTCAAATCCCTGAAGTTCAGACCAGAGTTAGAGCAATGGGAAGAGTCTGAGGAGAAAATTAGACAGACCCTAATGAACGAGCAAGTGGTTGTGGTCCCTGATAAAGCCAGTGGGGTCTTATCAGTGGTTGGCCTTGTGAAAGATGTCAATAGAGTAGAGAGTCAGCTTTCTGAAGTCCTCAGCATGATTGAGCAAAAGATGCAGAGAGCAAAATTAAGCAAAACCCAAGAGATCACAGCATCACCATCGATGTTCCACATCCTGTCTCAAGATGGCCTTCGGGATAAGATCCTACAAGCGTGCCCAGAGCTTGAAATGTCATACAATCAAAGTAATCTGGCAATAAAATTAACTGGATTTGTGGACGAGATTATTGCAGCAAGCAGAGTCATAAACGATGCAATGTTTGCATTAAAGCGACAGAATCTAGAAGTAGATAGCTCTGTCTTTGACTTGTTGAAGTATGCACAGCAAGATGAGCTCACAGATGCTCTCCTAACTTCTAAAGGCATAAATGCAGCATTAGAGGTCAGTGCACGGAGGGTGCAGATTGCTGCTGTTTCCGACAAAGACCTTAATGATGCCCAAGACCACCTGGGGAAGCTGCTGTTATCCCAGTCCATCGATGTTGAAGACGCCAGTGTCCTGGATATGCCAGAGTGGAAACACTTGGTCAGCCAGTTGGAGAAAGCCAACACTGATTCATGCCTGAAAACTCAAATCCAAGCCTCTCCCCAACAAGTTGTGGTGTGTGGCCTCAAGGACAGGGTCATCAAAGTTAGCAATGAACTCAATGACTTTTTAACTCAGAATGCTCATATTGAAGAAGCTGTTGCCATACAGGCAAATGTTGTCACCGAATACCTTCAAATTTTCAACACATCTTGGCGGAAGCAACTGGATGACAATGTGACTGTGTCTTTTAGAAAGGGAGCCATCCTCCTAAGTGGTTCTAGAGCTGCTGTGGAAAATAGTAAGACAGTAGTTAAAAACTTGGtctcttctttgttctttggCACTTTAGAAGTCCACAAACCTGGAGCGAAGAAGTTCTTCCagcttaaagaaaaaatgtatgtgAACTCTTTGAAGACTGAAACTGGTTGTCTGGTCCAACTGGTTGATTATGTAGGTGGAAAACAAGATGGCTTGGACTTGGGATTAGTACAACAACCCGTGTACCAAGTTCAGACAACTGATGGAGTGGAAATCGTTGTTTGCAAGGGGGATATGTGCAGTTATCCAGTGCACACAGTTGTCAATGCCGCTACTTCAGACTTGAAACTTGATTCAGGTCTTGCAAAAGCACTTTTGAAAGCCGCTGGCCCTCAGTTGCAGGGTGAATGTGACAAAATAATCAGTGTGAGAGGGAATCTTAAACCTGGAGACTGTCAAATAACTGGCGCTGGCGGTCAgctttgttgtaaaaatgtcaTCCATGCGGTTGGACCAATGTTTGATCAAGCTAAACCCAAAAAGGCTCAAACTCAGCTGAAAAGAGCTGTTCTAAACAGCTTAGAACTCGCTGAAAGCCATAGCTGCCCCTCTGTGGCTCTTCCTGCTATCAGTAGAACCCTAGGCTTTCCCCTCGGTCTGTGCACCATCACCATCGTCCAGGCAGTGAAGGAGTACTGTGATGGGAAGTGCGAAGACACCTTGAAGATGATCCATTTGGTGGACAATGATGATAGTGTTGTTGCGGCCATGGAGGCTGCTGTTAGAAAGGAGTTTGGAAATCAGGGTTCTGCTCATTCCCAAAAGGCTCCTCCTCCCAAAGCTATAAAGTCTGCAGTGGTGAAGCAAGCTGCATCTGACACCAGCTTGTGCCAAGCCCAGACCAAAGAGGGCTTGGACATAAtccttaaaaaaggaaatattcaGGCTGCGAAg ACGGATGTGATAGTGAACACTATCGCTGAAGACCTCATTTTGAGTAAAGGAGCAGTTTCTAATGCCATCCTGGGTGCAGCTGGATCCAAGCTTCAGCAGCTGGTAGACAACCAGAATGCTACTGGAATGCCTGGTGAGGTCATTGTCACTGATGGATGCAAGCTAAAGTGCAAACAAGTTTTTCATGTAATTGCCCCTAGCTGGGACAACAACCAAGGGACAGCTGAAAAG ACTTTAAGAGGGATCTTCCAGGATTGCCTGGGCTTAGCAGAGAGCACTCGTGTTAGCTCCATGTCCTTCCCAGCAGTTGGAACCGGAAACCTGGGTTTTCCAAAAGACCTCGTGGCCTCTTTGATGTTGGATAAAATCCTAGAGTTTAGCAGCACAAAACAACCCAAGCACCTGAAGAAGGTTGAGATAGTTCTTTACCCTGGCGATGCACAGACTATCCAG GAATTTAGTGATGAATTTATGAGGCGGTTCTCTGGTACTTCAGGTGGTTCATTGGCCACATCTTCCTCAAAAAATACAG CAGGCCCTTTCTTTAAAGTTGTCTCCAGTTCAGGAATGTGTGAGACCAAAATGGGAAACGTGACAGTGCAGGTGGCAACAGGAGACATAACCCAGGAGACTACCGACGTCATTGTCAACTCTTCAAATGAGAAATTTACCCTCAAAACAG GAGTTTCTAAGGCTATTCTGGATGCAGCCGGTCAGGCTGTTGAAGCTACATGTCGAACCCTTG GTCTTGAGCCCAACCAAGGCATGATAATGACACAGCCGGGTAACTTAAAGTGTAAGAAGATCCTCCACCTGGTTGGAAAAACTGACCCAGTAAAAATCAACAAGGTTGTGAAGGATGCGCTCCAAATGTGTATAGATAACCACTACACCTCTGTCTCACTTCCTGCCATTGGCACAG gTCAAGGTAATACACAGGCAAAACAGGTGGCAGATTCCATGTTGGACGCAGTGAGTGATGTGCTGAGCCAAAACCCTTCCAGTAGCCTGACAACAATCCGGATAGTCATTTTCCAGCAGCCCATGCTCCAAGACTTCTCCACTAGTATGCAACAAAGAGAAGGCACTGAACAAAAGGATAAAGGAGGATTCTGGATGAACCTTGGCAGTAAAATCAAAA CATTATTTGTTGGCGAAAGTTCCGACAAACCACAGAACGAGGAGGATTTTGTCATTGTTGCATCCAAAGTTGATCCTGCTTGCTTCCACATCTGCAGTGACGCACAGCCTAAAGTAGATGCAGCCAAAAAGTGGATAAATGACCTGATAGCCAACGAACAAAACAGAATCGTCCTTACAGACAACGCCATCTTCAACATGTCTTCTGCAGACCGCCAGCGCATCTTTGACATCCAGAAGAAGAATGACGTGAGCGTAAAGACTGAGATCAAGAATGAGAAAATATCAATTGTCATCGAAGGGCTCAGCAGGAATGTGATCGAAGCTAGCCGTGATATCGATAACATTCTTAGGCAGGTGAGAGATGAACAGGAGTTCAAGAAGAGAGTGGAGCTGGCAGGTACAGTTGTGGACTGGCAGTATCGACAGCACAAGTTTCAGTTTCAGAGTTTTGACTCACTTACCAACTACCAGCTGGAGCAAGCGTTTGAGCAGAGTCAGCCAACTGTAAAGATTAAATTCCAGGGCCAAACTTACACTGTGGACGTGTCAAAGAGAGAAGCCACTGATAGTCAGGGAAACATCCTGCAGATAAAGCGCATTGACAAACTAAAAG ATGGCGATGTTCCTGCTCACTGGGATTTCATGCCACCTACCACCACCTGTGCAGCTTTCCCACTCCCAGCTGGGTCACTAGAGTACACTGATGTCTTTAATCTGTTTCAGATCACCTGCAAACGCAGCATTACCAAG ATTGAGAGGATCCAGAACCTCGGATTGTGGAAGAGTCTTCAGATCAAGAAGGAGGAGTTGGAGATGAGAAATGGCCATCAGAACAACGAGAAACGCCTTTTCCACGGCACTAGTGAACCCACGATCCCTACCGTCAATGAACGCGGCTTCAACAGGAGTTACGCTGGAAAGAACG ctGCATGTTACGGCAACGGCTCGTACTTTGCCGTCGACGCCAGTTACTCTGCCCATGACACCTACTCCAAGCCTAATCAAAATGGAGAGAAGTTCATGTACCTCTGCCGTGTGCTGGTGGGGGACTACACCACCGGGCAGTCCGGCATGATCGCGCCGCCGGCCAAGGGGAGCAGCAACACTGAAATGTTTGATAGTGTTGTGGACAACATGACCAAGCCCTGCATGTTTGTGATCTTCAATGACATCCAGGCCTATCCAGAGTATCTGATTACGTTCAAGTGA